The following proteins are co-located in the Tachysurus vachellii isolate PV-2020 chromosome 17, HZAU_Pvac_v1, whole genome shotgun sequence genome:
- the uimc1 gene encoding BRCA1-A complex subunit RAP80 isoform X3: MPRRKRSTVQSERRRKVCRRENNNDQEEEEEEDNTLVISDSDSGEEEEDRAKKVSPRAARRLEREKKAHVQDMTEEEMLDLALRLSKQEANCATQREQVEDDDMRKAMAESLQFGCSQASETSFRRVRSVPKPHQARDAVSAHVRCKLSFSSKDKEAGVSKDDVPNAQASALKSSEEDGALLPMPDLSQRTLSQPSPPSPTLPSVPPAASLESCSSRLAKQEFNAHRPEDASSQSDAPLEVSPVFLRHCTVKLNQNVLSSSRSSRISTHTTNSALGSTSLNTKSQSSPPPPKSPVFPKTDLKRCTQLTRGKFSDSHSSRSDGVRKPEDTFQESPSHKSRDSLKRLSRGRKAQSSSHVSASEDDNQEAGKGKEQAKEESSQGTGLRTVSDRAPTLDTSSPADGCPTDGLISHMVLLLSDDDDEDDDDKIIYQSPVFPQGRASCADKPKLSPTQLCSSSPSAITTPDSNHTKSSSQLQSEQPNVSRKSSDSRLSSAAEGKDIGVVSYFWGIPFCPKGQSPDDYTRVILTQLEVYEKSLKEAQRRLLHKADWGLPVFPCPVERPHGRRLKRHRAPRLLDEDEEEEEEEEEEEENEDVQGCDEEEKEKKKKVERKKQEDSQSCSEEGAQNGQHETYVVVSSPGSQEELEKSPLLLGQKESTNPAKPSSCRKLIPQDLSEDTQIQSEPDELGEEVQDGSFDMESAVCPETQMTPELMVTSPAQPNADGMEVDEVTDPPPEADLGERMEQERPGEEQSWMESVPSQVECPMCTRLFPLSKIEVHAAYCNGAVEDQVQEQQDNLSQASARRKITRRTTEDDVTFEKSEQREKCFLCKKFFTSKEYRHHVDQCLEQKALGAKQGNGLLSALNRTETVHLDDSRAGPSNTTARNSRSLADTSVTPGDSSDSQASGYYVSSSPFKSFTPISEITDCLINFRQQYSDRTSQRLGRKRKFKR, translated from the exons ATGCCTCGGAGAAAAAGGAGCACAGTGCAGAGTGAGAGACGGAGAAAAGTTTGTCGGAGAGAAAACAATAACGaccaggaggaagaggaggaggaggataacACACTGGTTATCTCTGACTCTGATAGTggtgaagag GAAGAAGACCGTGCCAAGAAAGTGAGTCCAAGAGCAGCACGACGcctagagagagaaaagaaggcaCATGTACAAG ACATGACTGAGGAGGAGATGTTGGATCTAGCTTTGAGACTCAGTAAACAAGAGGCAAACTGTGCAACCCAGAGAGAACAAGTGGAAGATGACGACATGAGAAAAGCCATGGCAGAAAGTCTTCAG TTTGGCTGCAGTCAAGCTTCAGAAACGAGCTTCAGACGAGTCAGGTCCGTGCCGAAGCCTCACCAAGCCCGAGACGCTGTATCGGCACACGTTCGATGCAAGCTCTCCTTTTCGAGTAAGGATAAGGAAGCCGGCGTGAGCAAAGACGACGTTCCAAATGCACAAGCAAGCGCTTTAAAAAGTTCCGAGGAGGACGGAGCGCTCCTGCCGATGCCTGATCTGTCTCAGAGGACCTTATCGCAGCCTTCGCCTCCGAGTCCGACCCTTCCCTCTGTGCCTCCTGCGGCTTCTCTA GAATCCTGCTCTTCACGTCTGGCTAAACAGGAATTTAACGCGCACCGTCCCGAGGATGCGTCTTCGCAGAGCGACGCTCCGCTCGAGGTGTCGCCCGTCTTCCTCCGTCATTGCACCGTAAAACTGAACCAGAACGTTCTGAGCTCGAGCAGATCCTCTAGGATTTCCACACATACAACCAACAGCGCTCTCGGCTCAACCAGTCTGAACACAAAGTCCCAGAGCAGCCCACCTCCTCCCAAAAGCCCTGTTTTTCCTAAAACCGACTTAAAGAGATGCACTCAATTAACACGGGGTAAATTTAGCGATTCCCACAGCAGCCGTTCAGACGGCGTACGCAAACCCGAAGACACATTTCAAGAATCCCCCAGCCATAAAAGCAGAGATTCCCTGAAACGGCTTTCACGCGGCAGGAAAGCTCAGTCGTCGTCACACGTCTCGGCGTCTGAAGATGACAATCAG GAAGCTGGCAAGGGGAAGGAACAAGCGAAGGAAGAATCGTCTCAAGGAACCGGGTTAAGAACTGTGTCAG ACAGAGCACCGACGTTAGACACGTCTTCACCTGCAGACGGCTGTCCTACGGATGGGTTAATCAGTCACATGGTCCTTCTTCtgtcagatgatgatgatgaggatgatgatgacaag ATTATTTATCAGAGCCCGGTCTTCCCTCAGGGCCGTGCTTCGTGCGCGGACAAGCCGAAGCTCTCGCCAACGCAACTCTGCTCCTCCTCCCCCTCAGCTATCACCACACCAGACTCAAATCACACCAAATCCTCTTCCCAGCTTCAGTCTGAGCAGCCAAATGTTTCTAGAAAGTCTTCTGACTCTAGACTCTCTTCAGCAGCCGAAGGGAAGGATATAGGTGTTGTATCGTACTTCTGGGGCATCCCCTTCTGCCCCAAGGGGCAAAGCCCGGACGATTACACCCGAGTCATCCTCACCCAGCTGGAGGTGTATGAGAAGAGCCTGAAAGAGGCCCAACGACGGCTACTGCACAAAGCCGACTGGGGCCTTCCT GTGTTCCCGTGTCCGGTAGAGCGGCCACACGGCAGGAGACTGAAGCGACACCGAGCTCCTCGGCTTCTGGacgaagatgaggaggaggaagaagaagaagaagaagaggaggagaacgAAGACGTTCAGGGGTGTGacgaggaagaaaaagagaaaaagaaaaaagtggaacGTAAGAAACAAGAagactctcagtcctgttcgGAAGAAGGAGCGCAGAACGGTCAGCACGAAACCTACGTCGTCGTGTCCTCTCCTGGGTCGCAGGAGGAGCTCGAG AAATCACCTTTACTGCTCGGGCAAAAGGAGTCTACAAATCCAGCGAAACCTTCCAG TTGCAGGAAACTTATTCCTCAGGACCTTTCGGAAGACACTCAGATACAGTCAGAGCCCGACGAGCTCGGAGAAGAGGTTCAGGACGGAAGTTTCGACATGGAGAGCGCCGTGTGTCCGG AAACCCAGATGACACCAGAGCTGATGGTGACCAGTCCCGCACAG CCAAACGCTGACGGCATGGAGGTGGACGAAGTGACCGATCCACCCCCTGAAGCCGACCTCGGAGAGAGGATGGAGCAGGAGCGTCCAGGTGAGGAGCAGTCGTGGATGGAGTCTGTTCCTTCTCAGGTGGAGTGTCCCATGTGCACTCGCCTCTTCCCTCTCAGTAAGATCGAGGTGCATGCGGCCTACTGTAACGGCGCCGTGGAGGACCAGGTCCAGGAACAGCAGGACAACCTTTCACAAG CGAGCGCTAGACGGAAGATCACGAGAAGAACTACGGAGGACGACGTGACGTTTGAGAA atcAGAGCAGCGAGAGAAATGCTTCTTGTGTAAAAAGTTTTTCACGAGTAAGGAGTACAGACATCATGTGGATCAGTGCCTTGAACAGAAAGCGCTCGGAGCAAAGCAG GGAAACGGCTTGCTGTCTGCTTTAAATCGGACAGAAACGGTGCATCTGG
- the uimc1 gene encoding BRCA1-A complex subunit RAP80 isoform X2 has product MPRRKRSTVQSERRRKVCRRENNNDQEEEEEEDNTLVISDSDSGEEEEDRAKKVSPRAARRLEREKKAHVQDMTEEEMLDLALRLSKQEANCATQREQVEDDDMRKAMAESLQFGCSQASETSFRRVRSVPKPHQARDAVSAHVRCKLSFSSKDKEAGVSKDDVPNAQASALKSSEEDGALLPMPDLSQRTLSQPSPPSPTLPSVPPAASLESCSSRLAKQEFNAHRPEDASSQSDAPLEVSPVFLRHCTVKLNQNVLSSSRSSRISTHTTNSALGSTSLNTKSQSSPPPPKSPVFPKTDLKRCTQLTRGKFSDSHSSRSDGVRKPEDTFQESPSHKSRDSLKRLSRGRKAQSSSHVSASEDDNQEAGKGKEQAKEESSQGTGLRTVSDRAPTLDTSSPADGCPTDGLISHMVLLLSDDDDEDDDDKIIYQSPVFPQGRASCADKPKLSPTQLCSSSPSAITTPDSNHTKSSSQLQSEQPNVSRKSSDSRLSSAAEGKDIGVVSYFWGIPFCPKGQSPDDYTRVILTQLEVYEKSLKEAQRRLLHKADWGLPVFPCPVERPHGRRLKRHRAPRLLDEDEEEEEEEEEEEENEDVQGCDEEEKEKKKKVERKKQEDSQSCSEEGAQNGQHETYVVVSSPGSQEELEQKSPLLLGQKESTNPAKPSSCRKLIPQDLSEDTQIQSEPDELGEEVQDGSFDMESAVCPETQMTPELMVTSPAQPNADGMEVDEVTDPPPEADLGERMEQERPGEEQSWMESVPSQVECPMCTRLFPLSKIEVHAAYCNGAVEDQVQEQQDNLSQASARRKITRRTTEDDVTFEKSEQREKCFLCKKFFTSKEYRHHVDQCLEQKALGAKQGNGLLSALNRTETVHLDDSRAGPSNTTARNSRLADTSVTPGDSSDSQASGYYVSSSPFKSFTPISEITDCLINFRQQYSDRTSQRLGRKRKFKR; this is encoded by the exons ATGCCTCGGAGAAAAAGGAGCACAGTGCAGAGTGAGAGACGGAGAAAAGTTTGTCGGAGAGAAAACAATAACGaccaggaggaagaggaggaggaggataacACACTGGTTATCTCTGACTCTGATAGTggtgaagag GAAGAAGACCGTGCCAAGAAAGTGAGTCCAAGAGCAGCACGACGcctagagagagaaaagaaggcaCATGTACAAG ACATGACTGAGGAGGAGATGTTGGATCTAGCTTTGAGACTCAGTAAACAAGAGGCAAACTGTGCAACCCAGAGAGAACAAGTGGAAGATGACGACATGAGAAAAGCCATGGCAGAAAGTCTTCAG TTTGGCTGCAGTCAAGCTTCAGAAACGAGCTTCAGACGAGTCAGGTCCGTGCCGAAGCCTCACCAAGCCCGAGACGCTGTATCGGCACACGTTCGATGCAAGCTCTCCTTTTCGAGTAAGGATAAGGAAGCCGGCGTGAGCAAAGACGACGTTCCAAATGCACAAGCAAGCGCTTTAAAAAGTTCCGAGGAGGACGGAGCGCTCCTGCCGATGCCTGATCTGTCTCAGAGGACCTTATCGCAGCCTTCGCCTCCGAGTCCGACCCTTCCCTCTGTGCCTCCTGCGGCTTCTCTA GAATCCTGCTCTTCACGTCTGGCTAAACAGGAATTTAACGCGCACCGTCCCGAGGATGCGTCTTCGCAGAGCGACGCTCCGCTCGAGGTGTCGCCCGTCTTCCTCCGTCATTGCACCGTAAAACTGAACCAGAACGTTCTGAGCTCGAGCAGATCCTCTAGGATTTCCACACATACAACCAACAGCGCTCTCGGCTCAACCAGTCTGAACACAAAGTCCCAGAGCAGCCCACCTCCTCCCAAAAGCCCTGTTTTTCCTAAAACCGACTTAAAGAGATGCACTCAATTAACACGGGGTAAATTTAGCGATTCCCACAGCAGCCGTTCAGACGGCGTACGCAAACCCGAAGACACATTTCAAGAATCCCCCAGCCATAAAAGCAGAGATTCCCTGAAACGGCTTTCACGCGGCAGGAAAGCTCAGTCGTCGTCACACGTCTCGGCGTCTGAAGATGACAATCAG GAAGCTGGCAAGGGGAAGGAACAAGCGAAGGAAGAATCGTCTCAAGGAACCGGGTTAAGAACTGTGTCAG ACAGAGCACCGACGTTAGACACGTCTTCACCTGCAGACGGCTGTCCTACGGATGGGTTAATCAGTCACATGGTCCTTCTTCtgtcagatgatgatgatgaggatgatgatgacaag ATTATTTATCAGAGCCCGGTCTTCCCTCAGGGCCGTGCTTCGTGCGCGGACAAGCCGAAGCTCTCGCCAACGCAACTCTGCTCCTCCTCCCCCTCAGCTATCACCACACCAGACTCAAATCACACCAAATCCTCTTCCCAGCTTCAGTCTGAGCAGCCAAATGTTTCTAGAAAGTCTTCTGACTCTAGACTCTCTTCAGCAGCCGAAGGGAAGGATATAGGTGTTGTATCGTACTTCTGGGGCATCCCCTTCTGCCCCAAGGGGCAAAGCCCGGACGATTACACCCGAGTCATCCTCACCCAGCTGGAGGTGTATGAGAAGAGCCTGAAAGAGGCCCAACGACGGCTACTGCACAAAGCCGACTGGGGCCTTCCT GTGTTCCCGTGTCCGGTAGAGCGGCCACACGGCAGGAGACTGAAGCGACACCGAGCTCCTCGGCTTCTGGacgaagatgaggaggaggaagaagaagaagaagaagaggaggagaacgAAGACGTTCAGGGGTGTGacgaggaagaaaaagagaaaaagaaaaaagtggaacGTAAGAAACAAGAagactctcagtcctgttcgGAAGAAGGAGCGCAGAACGGTCAGCACGAAACCTACGTCGTCGTGTCCTCTCCTGGGTCGCAGGAGGAGCTCGAG CAGAAATCACCTTTACTGCTCGGGCAAAAGGAGTCTACAAATCCAGCGAAACCTTCCAG TTGCAGGAAACTTATTCCTCAGGACCTTTCGGAAGACACTCAGATACAGTCAGAGCCCGACGAGCTCGGAGAAGAGGTTCAGGACGGAAGTTTCGACATGGAGAGCGCCGTGTGTCCGG AAACCCAGATGACACCAGAGCTGATGGTGACCAGTCCCGCACAG CCAAACGCTGACGGCATGGAGGTGGACGAAGTGACCGATCCACCCCCTGAAGCCGACCTCGGAGAGAGGATGGAGCAGGAGCGTCCAGGTGAGGAGCAGTCGTGGATGGAGTCTGTTCCTTCTCAGGTGGAGTGTCCCATGTGCACTCGCCTCTTCCCTCTCAGTAAGATCGAGGTGCATGCGGCCTACTGTAACGGCGCCGTGGAGGACCAGGTCCAGGAACAGCAGGACAACCTTTCACAAG CGAGCGCTAGACGGAAGATCACGAGAAGAACTACGGAGGACGACGTGACGTTTGAGAA atcAGAGCAGCGAGAGAAATGCTTCTTGTGTAAAAAGTTTTTCACGAGTAAGGAGTACAGACATCATGTGGATCAGTGCCTTGAACAGAAAGCGCTCGGAGCAAAGCAG GGAAACGGCTTGCTGTCTGCTTTAAATCGGACAGAAACGGTGCATCTGG
- the uimc1 gene encoding BRCA1-A complex subunit RAP80 isoform X1 — protein sequence MPRRKRSTVQSERRRKVCRRENNNDQEEEEEEDNTLVISDSDSGEEEEDRAKKVSPRAARRLEREKKAHVQDMTEEEMLDLALRLSKQEANCATQREQVEDDDMRKAMAESLQFGCSQASETSFRRVRSVPKPHQARDAVSAHVRCKLSFSSKDKEAGVSKDDVPNAQASALKSSEEDGALLPMPDLSQRTLSQPSPPSPTLPSVPPAASLESCSSRLAKQEFNAHRPEDASSQSDAPLEVSPVFLRHCTVKLNQNVLSSSRSSRISTHTTNSALGSTSLNTKSQSSPPPPKSPVFPKTDLKRCTQLTRGKFSDSHSSRSDGVRKPEDTFQESPSHKSRDSLKRLSRGRKAQSSSHVSASEDDNQEAGKGKEQAKEESSQGTGLRTVSDRAPTLDTSSPADGCPTDGLISHMVLLLSDDDDEDDDDKIIYQSPVFPQGRASCADKPKLSPTQLCSSSPSAITTPDSNHTKSSSQLQSEQPNVSRKSSDSRLSSAAEGKDIGVVSYFWGIPFCPKGQSPDDYTRVILTQLEVYEKSLKEAQRRLLHKADWGLPVFPCPVERPHGRRLKRHRAPRLLDEDEEEEEEEEEEEENEDVQGCDEEEKEKKKKVERKKQEDSQSCSEEGAQNGQHETYVVVSSPGSQEELEQKSPLLLGQKESTNPAKPSSCRKLIPQDLSEDTQIQSEPDELGEEVQDGSFDMESAVCPETQMTPELMVTSPAQPNADGMEVDEVTDPPPEADLGERMEQERPGEEQSWMESVPSQVECPMCTRLFPLSKIEVHAAYCNGAVEDQVQEQQDNLSQASARRKITRRTTEDDVTFEKSEQREKCFLCKKFFTSKEYRHHVDQCLEQKALGAKQGNGLLSALNRTETVHLDDSRAGPSNTTARNSRSLADTSVTPGDSSDSQASGYYVSSSPFKSFTPISEITDCLINFRQQYSDRTSQRLGRKRKFKR from the exons ATGCCTCGGAGAAAAAGGAGCACAGTGCAGAGTGAGAGACGGAGAAAAGTTTGTCGGAGAGAAAACAATAACGaccaggaggaagaggaggaggaggataacACACTGGTTATCTCTGACTCTGATAGTggtgaagag GAAGAAGACCGTGCCAAGAAAGTGAGTCCAAGAGCAGCACGACGcctagagagagaaaagaaggcaCATGTACAAG ACATGACTGAGGAGGAGATGTTGGATCTAGCTTTGAGACTCAGTAAACAAGAGGCAAACTGTGCAACCCAGAGAGAACAAGTGGAAGATGACGACATGAGAAAAGCCATGGCAGAAAGTCTTCAG TTTGGCTGCAGTCAAGCTTCAGAAACGAGCTTCAGACGAGTCAGGTCCGTGCCGAAGCCTCACCAAGCCCGAGACGCTGTATCGGCACACGTTCGATGCAAGCTCTCCTTTTCGAGTAAGGATAAGGAAGCCGGCGTGAGCAAAGACGACGTTCCAAATGCACAAGCAAGCGCTTTAAAAAGTTCCGAGGAGGACGGAGCGCTCCTGCCGATGCCTGATCTGTCTCAGAGGACCTTATCGCAGCCTTCGCCTCCGAGTCCGACCCTTCCCTCTGTGCCTCCTGCGGCTTCTCTA GAATCCTGCTCTTCACGTCTGGCTAAACAGGAATTTAACGCGCACCGTCCCGAGGATGCGTCTTCGCAGAGCGACGCTCCGCTCGAGGTGTCGCCCGTCTTCCTCCGTCATTGCACCGTAAAACTGAACCAGAACGTTCTGAGCTCGAGCAGATCCTCTAGGATTTCCACACATACAACCAACAGCGCTCTCGGCTCAACCAGTCTGAACACAAAGTCCCAGAGCAGCCCACCTCCTCCCAAAAGCCCTGTTTTTCCTAAAACCGACTTAAAGAGATGCACTCAATTAACACGGGGTAAATTTAGCGATTCCCACAGCAGCCGTTCAGACGGCGTACGCAAACCCGAAGACACATTTCAAGAATCCCCCAGCCATAAAAGCAGAGATTCCCTGAAACGGCTTTCACGCGGCAGGAAAGCTCAGTCGTCGTCACACGTCTCGGCGTCTGAAGATGACAATCAG GAAGCTGGCAAGGGGAAGGAACAAGCGAAGGAAGAATCGTCTCAAGGAACCGGGTTAAGAACTGTGTCAG ACAGAGCACCGACGTTAGACACGTCTTCACCTGCAGACGGCTGTCCTACGGATGGGTTAATCAGTCACATGGTCCTTCTTCtgtcagatgatgatgatgaggatgatgatgacaag ATTATTTATCAGAGCCCGGTCTTCCCTCAGGGCCGTGCTTCGTGCGCGGACAAGCCGAAGCTCTCGCCAACGCAACTCTGCTCCTCCTCCCCCTCAGCTATCACCACACCAGACTCAAATCACACCAAATCCTCTTCCCAGCTTCAGTCTGAGCAGCCAAATGTTTCTAGAAAGTCTTCTGACTCTAGACTCTCTTCAGCAGCCGAAGGGAAGGATATAGGTGTTGTATCGTACTTCTGGGGCATCCCCTTCTGCCCCAAGGGGCAAAGCCCGGACGATTACACCCGAGTCATCCTCACCCAGCTGGAGGTGTATGAGAAGAGCCTGAAAGAGGCCCAACGACGGCTACTGCACAAAGCCGACTGGGGCCTTCCT GTGTTCCCGTGTCCGGTAGAGCGGCCACACGGCAGGAGACTGAAGCGACACCGAGCTCCTCGGCTTCTGGacgaagatgaggaggaggaagaagaagaagaagaagaggaggagaacgAAGACGTTCAGGGGTGTGacgaggaagaaaaagagaaaaagaaaaaagtggaacGTAAGAAACAAGAagactctcagtcctgttcgGAAGAAGGAGCGCAGAACGGTCAGCACGAAACCTACGTCGTCGTGTCCTCTCCTGGGTCGCAGGAGGAGCTCGAG CAGAAATCACCTTTACTGCTCGGGCAAAAGGAGTCTACAAATCCAGCGAAACCTTCCAG TTGCAGGAAACTTATTCCTCAGGACCTTTCGGAAGACACTCAGATACAGTCAGAGCCCGACGAGCTCGGAGAAGAGGTTCAGGACGGAAGTTTCGACATGGAGAGCGCCGTGTGTCCGG AAACCCAGATGACACCAGAGCTGATGGTGACCAGTCCCGCACAG CCAAACGCTGACGGCATGGAGGTGGACGAAGTGACCGATCCACCCCCTGAAGCCGACCTCGGAGAGAGGATGGAGCAGGAGCGTCCAGGTGAGGAGCAGTCGTGGATGGAGTCTGTTCCTTCTCAGGTGGAGTGTCCCATGTGCACTCGCCTCTTCCCTCTCAGTAAGATCGAGGTGCATGCGGCCTACTGTAACGGCGCCGTGGAGGACCAGGTCCAGGAACAGCAGGACAACCTTTCACAAG CGAGCGCTAGACGGAAGATCACGAGAAGAACTACGGAGGACGACGTGACGTTTGAGAA atcAGAGCAGCGAGAGAAATGCTTCTTGTGTAAAAAGTTTTTCACGAGTAAGGAGTACAGACATCATGTGGATCAGTGCCTTGAACAGAAAGCGCTCGGAGCAAAGCAG GGAAACGGCTTGCTGTCTGCTTTAAATCGGACAGAAACGGTGCATCTGG